In the genome of Paenibacillus pabuli, one region contains:
- a CDS encoding VOC family protein produces the protein MNNLIENVDHVQIPVKDVDQAVGWYTEVLGLEPLIVYPHAAWLKFNSGPLLMLHLSSKNDKTLWLSNDGFPMPSFMFLTKDIELLHTTLQSHDVKIRLYEDHGFGWVIKFTDPFGNELGAFQPKE, from the coding sequence TTGAATAACTTGATTGAGAATGTTGATCATGTTCAAATACCTGTTAAAGACGTTGATCAGGCAGTGGGATGGTACACTGAAGTGTTAGGATTAGAACCACTGATAGTTTATCCTCACGCAGCATGGCTGAAATTCAATTCAGGCCCCTTACTGATGCTTCATCTCAGTTCGAAAAATGATAAGACTTTATGGTTGTCCAATGATGGTTTTCCTATGCCATCATTTATGTTTCTAACAAAGGATATTGAATTATTACACACAACATTACAATCGCATGATGTAAAGATAAGACTATATGAAGATCATGGGTTTGGATGGGTGATTAAGTTTACAGACCCATTTGGGAATGAGTTAGGAGCATTTCAGCCAAAAGAATGA